TCGAGGGCCGCGCCGGGTCCGGCGGCACAGTCCAGTACGTGGGCCAGGCGCCGTACGTACTCGAACTCCAGGTACGTCGGATCGTCCAGGTCGACGTACGACTGCGGGGCCTCGTCGACCGTGAGCAGCCAGGCCCGGTCGCGGTCGACGTCGGGCAGCAGTCGGGCGGTGCCGTGATCGACGTCGCGGATGACGGGTATGGGCTCGTTCACTCCCCCATTGTGAGGTGTCGGATCCTCCTCCCGGCCCGGGTGGGCCCGGAGGAGGATCCGCCCTCGGTCAGAGCAGCCCGGTGACCGTACCGGCGCCGACCGTCCGGCCGCCTTCGCGGATCGCGAAGCCGAGACCGGCCTCCAGCGGGACGTCGCGGCCGAGCTCGACGGTCATGGTGACCGTCTCACCCGGGCGCGCCACCGCCGCGTCCCCGAGGTCGATGTCTCCGACGACATCGGCGGTACGGATGTAGAACTGCGGCCGGTAGCCGGTGGTGACCGGGGTGGTGCGGCCCCCTTCGCGCCCCGACAGGACGTACACCTGGGCGGTGAAGCGGCGGCTCGGAACGACGCTGCCCGGCGCGGCCACCACATCGCCGCGGCGCACCCGGTCGCGCTCCACTCCGCGCAGCAGCAGCGCGACGTTGTCGCCGGCCTCCGCGGACTCCATCGGCTTGCCGAAGGTCTCCAGACCCGTGACGACCGTCTCGATGTCCGCCCCGAGCACCGACACCCGGTCGCCGACGCGGACCGTTCCGCGCTCGACGGCACCGGTGACGACGGTGCCGCGGCCGGTGATGGTGAGCACGTTCTCCACCGGCAGCAGGAACGGCGCGTCGGTGTAGCGCACCGGCATCGGTACGTACGTGTCGACGGCGTCCAGCAGGCCCTCGATCGACGCGGTCCAGCGCGGGTCGCCCTCCAGTGCGCCCAGTCCCGACACCCGGACGACGGGGACGGTGTCACCGCCGTAGCCGTGCGCGGACAGCAGGTCGCGGACCTCCAGCTCGACCAGGTCGGTCAGCTCGGGGTCGCCCGCGTCGGCCTTGTTGAGGGCGACGACGATGTGGTCGACGCCCACCTGGCGGGCGAGCAGGACGTGCTCCGCGGTCTGCGGCATGATCCCGTCGAGCGCGGAGACCACGAGGATCGCCCCGTCGAGCTGGGCCGCCCCGGTGACCATGTTCTTGATGTAGTCGGCGTGGCCGGGCATGTCGACGTGGGCGTAGTGCCGGGTGTCCGTCTCGTACTCGACGTGCGCGATGTTGATGGTGATGCCGCGCTGCGCCTCCTCGGGCGCCCGGTCGATCCGGTCGAACGCGACGTAGGAGGTGCTGCTGCCGGAGCGGTCGCTGAGGACCTTGGTGATGGCTGCGGTGAGGGTGGTCTTGCCGTGGTCGACATGGCCCATGGTGCCGATGTTCAGGTGCGGCTTGGTGCGCACGTATGCCGTCTTGGGCATGGCTCGTTCCTTGGATTCGAAGCTGAGAGAGAAGACCCCAGGGCCCCGCCGACCCTCCCCTTACGGGGTCCGCCGGACTGTCGGGGGAGGGTCAGCTTCGGGCGCCGCCGAGGGGCGCTGCCACGGCCGTCGCGGTGGGTACGGCAGCCTTCGGCGCGTCCGCGACTGCGGACTGCGCTGCGAGGAAGGCGTACCGGAACATGCCCCTGATCATGGCCGAACGGCGTGCGCCCGTCGAACGGTTTTCCCGTCGGCCGGGCGGACGGAGCGGCAGCCGGGCGGGGAAGGGCAGTTCGCCCGCCGCTCGTGGGCCCGACGGACATTACGGCGATCACACACGCCTTTCGGTTACTCTCCCCGGATGCTCGACCCCGTCCCCGCCGCCCGGCCCTCCGGCGGTCTCGCAGTGCGCTGTACGCAGGCGCTGCTCTCCCCGTGGTCCCGGCTGTCGCTGCTCGTGGTGATGCTGGTGTCCGCCGCCGCGACGATGCTTCTCCTCGAGCCGCAGCGGCTGCTCGCGTCCGGCTGGCCACCCGAGCTGACGGGCGGCGCGGCGGCGATGGTGTTCGGCCTCGCGTACGGCGTGTGCACCGTGGCGTTCGTGCCCCGTCCGCTGCTGAACCTCGCGGCGGGCGCGCTCTTCGGAGCCCAGGCCGGTCTGGCCGCGGCTCTGGCGGGCACGGTGCTCGGGGCGGGTGTCTCGTTCATGCTGGGCCGGGTGCTGGGGCAGGACGCGCTCCGTACGCTGGTGCGCGGCCGGTGGCTGAAGGCCGCGGACGGTCTGCTCAGCAGGCACGGCTTCCGTTCCATGCTGGCGCTCCGGCTCTTCCCCGGTGTGCCGTTCGCCGCGGCCAACTACTGTGCGGCGACCTCGCGGATGGGATATCCGCCCTTCCTCCTGGCCACCGGACTCGGCTCCATCCCGAACACGGCCGCGTACGTCGTCGCGGGCAGCGAGGCGGCCTCCCCCACGTCCCCGGCGTTCCTGGCGGCGATGGGTTTCATCGTGCTCTCGGGGGCGGGCGCGGCCCTGGTCGCCTGGCGCAAGCGCCACCGGCTCGGCGCCGGGTGACCCCCTGATCCCGGCGGGCGGCAGGGGGCAGGCGGGAGCCCGTTCACCGACAGGCGATACGCTGCCCGCGACCGACAAAGGATCTCCGGGGCGCAGGCGTCCCGTCCCTCAATGACCGCAATCCGCACGCTGCCGACGGCCTTCGTGTCCGTCGGCCGATGCATGATCACCTCCGGGATGGCCTTAGCCCCATGAGCTGGTTCGAATCATTCGTCCTGGGCCTCGTTCAGGGACTGACCGAGTTCCTGCCGATCTCCTCCAGCGCCCATCTGCGGCTCACCGCCGCTTTCGCGGGCTGGCACGACCCGGGTGCGGCGTTCACCGCCATCACCCAGATCGGCACGGAGACGGCGGTCCTCATCTACTTCCGCAAGGACATCTCCCGGATCGTCTCGGCCTGGTTCCGCTCGCTGACAGACTCCGCCATGCGCAGGGACCACGACGCCCAGATGGGCTGGCTGGTCATCGTGGGATCGATCCCCATCGGTGTGCTGGGTGTGACGTTCAAGGACCAGATCGAGGGCCCGTTCCGTGATCTGCGTCTGATCGCGACCACGCTGATCGTCATGGGCATCGTCCTCGGCATCGCGGACCGTCTCGCCGCCCGCGACGAGGCCGGCGGCAAGCACCGCGCGGTCAAGGAGCGCAAGACGCTCAAGGAGCTGGGCATCCGGGACGGCCTGATCTTCGGCTTCTGCCAGGCGATGGCGCTGATCCCGGGTGTGTCCCGTTCCGGGGCGACGATCAGCGGTGGTCTGCTGATGGGCTACACCCGTGAGGCGGCGGCCCGGTATTCGTTCCTGCTCGCGATTCCGGCCGTGCTGGCCTCGGGCGTCTTCGAGCTGAAGGACGCGGGCGACGGCGGCCACGTGTCCTGGGGCCCGACGATCTTCGCGACGTTCATCGCCTTCGGCGTGGGTTACGCGGTCATCTCGTGGTTCATGAAGTTCATCACGACCAAGAGCTTCATGCCGTTCGTCATCTACCGCGTGCTGCTCGGCATCCTCCTGTTCGTGCTGGTGGGGGCCGGTGTGCTGAGCCCCCACGCGGGTGAATCCGGGGGCTGAGAAGGCCCGCGAGAGGCGGATACCTCTGGCCTGGAACTCACTCCGGGTCGCCCCCCGTGTGTGCCCACTCATCCGGCCGGGCCCCGCTCATCGACCCAGAGCGGTCGAGTCTGACTGCGTCACCCCTAATTGCCCGGTCGCATCGCGCGCAGATCATTATCTGGCCACCTCCGCCTCGCGCGCCGAGCAAGACACCATGTCCGAGCACGCCCGCGGGAACCACGAGTAGGCGGCACCGTTAGCCGGCCGCGCCCGCTGCTCGCCGAGGTCGACGTCCGCGCCGACGCTGAGACGGGTGCGGCACCAGACGCAGCGCCATCCGCGCTGCTGCTGCTCGGTCAGGTCACTGACCGGTGGTAAATCCCTCACTGTCATGGCGATCCCCGGCTCGTCGTTGATCAGGTACGTGACCAGCGTGACGGACGGAGAGGGGGCTAACGCTCACAAAACTGTGAGCGTTAGCAGCCCAGAGGGTGAGCGTGACTACAGGCCGATCCAGGCAGCCATGTGTCCGAGGCTGTCCGGCGCGCGGCGAGAGAGGTGGACCAGCCCCTTGACGGTCTCGCGGGCCCCTGGGTGGTAGCGGGTCTGCTCTGGGGCTGCGTGCCGGGCCTCGACAATGCTGGTCAGTGCCGCCTCGGTGCGGCCGGTCTCCATCTCGGAGCGGGCCTTGTCGATGAGGAAGTGCGCCCGCCGCGATGTGGCTAGGGCAGGTGAAAGATCGATGCGCTGGGCCTGGGTGAGCGCTTCGTCGTACTGGCGCATCTCCACGGCGGCGGACATCTGGTGCAGCGCCACGTTCGTCGGCCCGAAGGACAGCCAGTGGACGTCGGAGGCGTCGCCAGTCTTGGACCGGACTTCCGTGATGTCCCGGTTCGCCCAGCCCTGGCCACAGCAGACCCCCGGGTTGGATCACCGGTGCGCCTATACGGGTCACTTCCGGGCGTCCCCCGAGCGAAAGATGCTCGGTGGGGGTAGGTCGCTTCGCGCAAGGTGACCTTGGGATCCGTGAGGAGATCAGCTGTGTACGCAGTAATTCGACGTTACGAAGGAGTGACCGACTCTGCCGAGGCGGGACACCGAGTGGATGAGGGATTCGTGCCTCTCCTGCGCCGGGTCCCCGGCTTCGTGGCCTACTACTGGGTGGACGCCGGGGGCGGAGTGATGGTCTCTACCAGCGTCTTTGAAGACCAGTCCGGGGCCGAAGAGTCGATCGAGCGGGCGGCGGACTTCGTAAGGGACAACCTCGCGTCGCTGCTCCCCAACCGTCCTCAGGTCACGGCCGGCATGGTTGTGGCCGCTGGGTAGCGGCCTACTAAGGGGGCCGCTGGATCCCCGCCACCTCCACTCCGACGACCTGGCCCTTCATGAAACTCCGGCCGGAGCCAAAATCACGGCTCTGCCCGGAGTTCCGTGATGGTCAATCTGCGGGGTTGATGGGGCCGCGTGATCGACGGCGCCGGGGTCTCCCTGGCATCGGAGTCGGTATCTTCCAGCCGTACATCAGGGCCAGTGCGATGAATCTCGGGTCGCGTCGGCCATATCCCGTCGCCTCGCGAATCTCGGTGATCGCTTCGGTCCATCCTCGCTGTTCAACGAGGTTCCGGGCCCAGTCCTGAGCTGTCCGCGGGACGGGCATCCCAAGGCCGCGGATGATGTCGGAATCCCATCTCTGCCTGCGAGCGCGCCAGATTCGCACCCGTGCTGCTACCGGCCCCGAGACGGGCACAGCCGCGTCGCCGTCGAGGCGCGGGTGGGGCATGACTTGCTGGCGTCGAGGGGACGTACAGCAACGTCACCCCAGCGATGGAGCGTGCCGTCACGGAGTCGTTGCAGGTCCGATGGGTGCAGTTCGCGCGGACGTTGGAGCAGGGCTGGGAGCCCAGTTCTCCCAAACCTCTCCCAGTGGATCTTGCAGGGTGGATGACGAAGCAGGTCACGGCCGCAGCGAGGCCCAACTGACCGACTGGTTCATGAAGTTCATCACTACCAAGAGCTTCATGCCGTTCGTCATCTACCGCGTGCTGCTCGGCATCCTCCTGTTCGTGCTGGTGGGGGCCGGTGTGCTGAGCCCCCACGCGGGTGAGTCGGCAGGCTAGGGCCTGTCCTCCCGCCACTGGGCGTACGGGACGCGGGCGATCTCCCGTACGCCGCCGAGGGTGCCCCACTCGTTCCTGCCGAGCCGGGTGAGGGGGCGCAGCTTCGTGATCTCGGGGTGGCCGTCCGTCATGACCTCCTCGTCCACGACGGCGTGGACGACGCGGCCGAAGACGACGGTGGAGTCGCCGAGCAGGACGGTGCTGTGGAGTTCGCATTCGAGCGCCACGGGCGACCCGGCCACCCTCGGCGGCCCGACCCGGAGGCTGGGTTCCGGTTCGATGCCGACGGCCTCGAACTCGCTCACGCCGCGCGGGAAGTCCGTCGCCGTCGCGTTGATCTGCTCGAAGAGGTGCTCGGGCGCGAAGTTCACGACGAAGGACCCGGTCGCCTCGATATTGCGCAGCGAGTCCTTCCGCCCGACCGAGGTGAACTGGACGATCGGCGGCGTCACGCAGGCGATCGTGAAGAAGGAGTGCGGGGCGAGGTTCGGCGTTTCCCCGTCGGGGCCGAGGGTGGACACCCAGGCGATGGGCCGTGGGACGACCACGGAGGTCAGGAGCCGGTAGAAGGCGCCGCTGCCGGTCTGCCCGGGATCGAAGTCGATGCGCATGCACCCAGTATCCGGACGGACCGCGGCCTCGGCGCACCGGGCCGGAGGCCGTACGGTTCGCAGTGGGACAAGGGCTGGGGAGAGGCGCGATGACGACGGACGACCTGCGGACCGTGACGAACTGGGCGGGGAACATCGGCTTCACGGCCGGCGAGGTGACGCGGCCCGCCTCCCTGGACGAGCTGCGGCGCGTCGTGGCGGACGGGCGGCACGTGCGGGTGCTGGGCAGCGGGCACTCGTTCAACACGATCGCCGACAGCGACGACGTGCTCGTCTCACTGGCCGGGCTGCCGCCGGCCGTCGACGTCGACACCGCCGCCCGCACCGTGCGGGTGGCGGGCGGGGTGCGCTACGCCGAGCTGGCCCGGCGGGTGCACGAGCGGGGTCTGGCGCTGCACAACATGGCCTCGTTGCCGCACATCTCCGTCGCCGGTTCGGTCTCCACAGGTACGCATGGTTCGGGCGACGCGAACGGGGCGCTGGCGACGGCAGTCCGGGAGGTGGAACTGGTCACCTCCGACGGCGAGCTGCTGACACTAGGCCGCGACAAGGACGGCGCCCGCTTCGGCGGGGCGGTCGTCGCGCTGGGCGCGCTCGGTGCGGTGACCTCGCTGACCCTGGACCTGGTGCCCGGTTTCGACGTGCGGCAGTACGTCCACACGGGCCTGGAACTGTCCGACGCCCTGGCGCACTTCGACGCGATCACGTCGGCCGGGTACAGCGTGAGCCTGTTCACCCGGTGGCGGGAGTCGTCCTTCGGCCAGGTGTGGCTCAAGTGCCGCGCCGACGAGCCGCGGCCCGCGTTCCCGTGGGCGGCGCCCGCCGTGGAACAGCTCCACCCGGTGCCCGGTATGCCGACGGCCAACTGCACGCCGCAGCTGGGCGTGCCCGGTCCCGCGCACGAGCGGCTGCCCCACTTCCGTGCGGAGTTCACGCCCAGCAGCGGCGCGGAGCTCCAGTCCGAGTACCTCGTGGCCCGCGCGGACGCCGTGGCGGCGCTGACCGTGCTGGACGGAATGCGGGAGAGCATCGCGCCCGTGCTCCAGGTCTGCGAGGTGCGGACGATGTCCGGGGACGAGCAGTGGCTGAGTCCCGCCCACGGGCGGGACACGGTCGGCCTGCATTTCACCTGGGTGCCCGAGACCGCGGACGTCCTGCCCGTGCTCGCCCTGCTGGAGGAACGCCTCGCTCCGTTCGCCCCGCGCCCGCACTGGGGGAAGGTCTTCACCGTGCCTCCCGAGCGACTCCGGGAGCGCTATCCGCGGATGGCCG
The Streptomyces sp. NBC_00234 DNA segment above includes these coding regions:
- the tuf gene encoding elongation factor Tu, giving the protein MPKTAYVRTKPHLNIGTMGHVDHGKTTLTAAITKVLSDRSGSSTSYVAFDRIDRAPEEAQRGITINIAHVEYETDTRHYAHVDMPGHADYIKNMVTGAAQLDGAILVVSALDGIMPQTAEHVLLARQVGVDHIVVALNKADAGDPELTDLVELEVRDLLSAHGYGGDTVPVVRVSGLGALEGDPRWTASIEGLLDAVDTYVPMPVRYTDAPFLLPVENVLTITGRGTVVTGAVERGTVRVGDRVSVLGADIETVVTGLETFGKPMESAEAGDNVALLLRGVERDRVRRGDVVAAPGSVVPSRRFTAQVYVLSGREGGRTTPVTTGYRPQFYIRTADVVGDIDLGDAAVARPGETVTMTVELGRDVPLEAGLGFAIREGGRTVGAGTVTGLL
- a CDS encoding TVP38/TMEM64 family protein, which gives rise to MLDPVPAARPSGGLAVRCTQALLSPWSRLSLLVVMLVSAAATMLLLEPQRLLASGWPPELTGGAAAMVFGLAYGVCTVAFVPRPLLNLAAGALFGAQAGLAAALAGTVLGAGVSFMLGRVLGQDALRTLVRGRWLKAADGLLSRHGFRSMLALRLFPGVPFAAANYCAATSRMGYPPFLLATGLGSIPNTAAYVVAGSEAASPTSPAFLAAMGFIVLSGAGAALVAWRKRHRLGAG
- a CDS encoding undecaprenyl-diphosphate phosphatase encodes the protein MSWFESFVLGLVQGLTEFLPISSSAHLRLTAAFAGWHDPGAAFTAITQIGTETAVLIYFRKDISRIVSAWFRSLTDSAMRRDHDAQMGWLVIVGSIPIGVLGVTFKDQIEGPFRDLRLIATTLIVMGIVLGIADRLAARDEAGGKHRAVKERKTLKELGIRDGLIFGFCQAMALIPGVSRSGATISGGLLMGYTREAAARYSFLLAIPAVLASGVFELKDAGDGGHVSWGPTIFATFIAFGVGYAVISWFMKFITTKSFMPFVIYRVLLGILLFVLVGAGVLSPHAGESGG
- a CDS encoding flavin reductase family protein; this encodes MRIDFDPGQTGSGAFYRLLTSVVVPRPIAWVSTLGPDGETPNLAPHSFFTIACVTPPIVQFTSVGRKDSLRNIEATGSFVVNFAPEHLFEQINATATDFPRGVSEFEAVGIEPEPSLRVGPPRVAGSPVALECELHSTVLLGDSTVVFGRVVHAVVDEEVMTDGHPEITKLRPLTRLGRNEWGTLGGVREIARVPYAQWREDRP
- a CDS encoding FAD-binding protein — protein: MTTDDLRTVTNWAGNIGFTAGEVTRPASLDELRRVVADGRHVRVLGSGHSFNTIADSDDVLVSLAGLPPAVDVDTAARTVRVAGGVRYAELARRVHERGLALHNMASLPHISVAGSVSTGTHGSGDANGALATAVREVELVTSDGELLTLGRDKDGARFGGAVVALGALGAVTSLTLDLVPGFDVRQYVHTGLELSDALAHFDAITSAGYSVSLFTRWRESSFGQVWLKCRADEPRPAFPWAAPAVEQLHPVPGMPTANCTPQLGVPGPAHERLPHFRAEFTPSSGAELQSEYLVARADAVAALTVLDGMRESIAPVLQVCEVRTMSGDEQWLSPAHGRDTVGLHFTWVPETADVLPVLALLEERLAPFAPRPHWGKVFTVPPERLRERYPRMADFEALVRELDPAATFTNGFLRDVLYGG